Proteins found in one Erythrobacter sp. KY5 genomic segment:
- the purD gene encoding phosphoribosylamine--glycine ligase produces MNVLLLGSGGREHALAWKLAQSPSLTKLYAAPGNPGIAEEAECVSLDASDHGAIVAFCRSHEIALVVIGPEAPLVDGLGDSLAAADIPAFGPSKAAAQLEGSKGFTKDLCARAEIPTGGYVRTHSRDEAVAALDDFSAPYVLKADGLAAGKGVVISPTREHAEATLADMFGGQFGEAGAQVVIEEFLEGEEASFFAITDGTHVIPFGTAQDHKQVGEGDKGANTGGMGAYSPAPVLTEALQRRVMEEIIRPTVDTMRAEGMAYSGVLYAGLMLTATGPQLIEYNCRFGDPECQVLMMRYEGDLAAMMLACAKGELDGVDASFSYETALTVVMAAKGYPGTPEKGGAIALGPFANGAEANGAKVFHAGTAMKDGSLVANGGRVLNVTATGKNVTEAQSRAYDAVAKVDFASGFYRRDIGWKEVARETGEISQN; encoded by the coding sequence ATGAATGTCCTGCTGTTGGGATCGGGAGGACGCGAACATGCGTTAGCGTGGAAGCTGGCGCAATCCCCGTCTCTAACGAAGCTCTACGCCGCCCCCGGAAATCCCGGCATCGCCGAGGAAGCCGAGTGCGTTTCGCTCGATGCGAGCGACCATGGCGCGATTGTGGCTTTCTGCCGCTCGCACGAAATCGCGCTGGTCGTGATCGGGCCTGAGGCGCCGCTGGTCGACGGCCTCGGCGACAGCCTGGCCGCCGCCGATATCCCCGCCTTCGGCCCGTCCAAGGCCGCTGCCCAGTTGGAAGGCTCTAAGGGCTTCACCAAGGATCTTTGCGCCCGCGCCGAGATCCCCACCGGAGGCTATGTCCGCACCCATTCGCGCGATGAGGCGGTTGCGGCGCTCGACGATTTCAGCGCGCCCTATGTCCTGAAGGCGGACGGTCTTGCTGCGGGCAAGGGCGTGGTGATTTCCCCGACGCGCGAACATGCCGAGGCGACGCTTGCCGACATGTTCGGCGGGCAATTCGGTGAAGCGGGCGCGCAGGTGGTGATCGAGGAATTTCTCGAAGGCGAGGAAGCGAGCTTCTTCGCGATCACCGATGGCACGCATGTCATCCCCTTCGGCACCGCGCAGGATCACAAGCAGGTGGGCGAGGGCGACAAGGGCGCGAACACCGGCGGCATGGGCGCATATTCGCCCGCGCCAGTGCTGACCGAAGCGCTGCAACGGCGCGTCATGGAAGAGATCATCCGGCCCACAGTCGACACCATGCGCGCCGAAGGGATGGCCTATTCCGGCGTCCTTTATGCCGGGTTGATGCTGACCGCGACCGGGCCGCAGCTGATCGAGTACAATTGCCGCTTCGGCGACCCGGAATGTCAGGTTCTGATGATGCGGTATGAAGGCGACCTTGCCGCGATGATGCTCGCCTGCGCCAAGGGCGAGCTAGATGGGGTCGATGCGAGTTTCTCGTATGAAACCGCGCTCACCGTGGTCATGGCAGCCAAGGGCTATCCCGGCACACCGGAAAAAGGCGGCGCAATTGCGTTGGGCCCTTTTGCGAACGGGGCCGAGGCGAACGGCGCAAAGGTATTCCATGCAGGCACGGCGATGAAAGACGGTTCGCTGGTCGCCAATGGAGGCCGCGTGCTTAACGTGACGGCGACTGGAAAGAACGTAACCGAGGCTCAATCGCGCGCATATGACGCAGTCGCCAAAGTCGACTTCGCCAGCGGCTTCTACCGCCGGGACATTGGCTGGAAAGAAGTGGCGCGCGAAACGGGCGAAATTTCGCAAAATTGA
- the xseA gene encoding exodeoxyribonuclease VII large subunit gives MARTPSSSSQDTGLVARSRAGDNAEPLSITEISQALKRTVEERFGYVRLRGELSGVKRAASGHMYCALKDDKAVLDGVMWRGNAERLAFVPEDGIEVIATGKLTTYPGRSKYQIVIDSLEIAGEGALLALLEKTRARLEAEGLFARERQRRLPFLPRTIGVVTSPTGSVIRDILHRLADRFPSHVIVWPVLVQGQGAAEQVAGAIRGFSELGEGGAVRRPDVVIVARGGGSIEDLWSFNEEIVVRAIAECTIPVISAVGHETDTTLSDYAADRRAPTPTAAAEMAVPVRADLQATLADFSARQRRAVHRPVELGRERLEARTRRMPRIEVLLQPQAQRLDDLADRLRRGLIDRAAHGRQELAGVKSRLAPRLLTNALSVRKEALAGARLTPRLIERPIASAQDRLNALARLASQLHPKKPLERGYAIVRSNSGDVVTASIDAARHSALNLEFADGRIDVGVGEAPPPPVARPPVTKPTPVKKRRTAAPNPRQDDLFGRE, from the coding sequence ATGGCGCGCACTCCTTCATCCTCATCGCAAGACACCGGGCTGGTAGCGCGCAGCCGGGCGGGCGACAACGCCGAGCCGCTCTCGATCACCGAGATTTCGCAAGCTTTGAAGCGCACGGTCGAGGAGCGTTTCGGCTATGTGCGGCTGCGCGGGGAATTGTCGGGGGTGAAGCGCGCCGCGTCGGGGCACATGTACTGCGCGCTGAAGGACGACAAGGCGGTGCTCGACGGGGTGATGTGGCGCGGCAATGCCGAGCGGCTGGCTTTCGTCCCCGAAGACGGCATCGAAGTGATCGCGACCGGCAAGCTGACGACTTATCCGGGCCGCTCGAAATACCAGATCGTGATCGACAGCCTTGAAATCGCGGGCGAGGGGGCGCTGCTCGCGCTGCTGGAGAAGACGAGAGCGAGGCTTGAGGCTGAGGGCCTGTTCGCGCGCGAGCGACAGCGCCGATTGCCGTTCCTGCCGCGCACGATCGGGGTTGTAACCTCGCCAACCGGATCGGTTATCCGGGACATCCTCCACCGGCTCGCGGATCGCTTCCCCAGCCATGTGATCGTGTGGCCGGTTCTGGTTCAGGGGCAGGGCGCGGCAGAGCAGGTTGCCGGCGCAATCCGGGGATTTTCGGAGCTTGGCGAAGGCGGTGCGGTGCGCAGGCCCGACGTGGTCATCGTCGCACGCGGCGGCGGGTCGATCGAGGACCTGTGGAGCTTCAATGAGGAAATCGTCGTCCGCGCTATAGCTGAATGTACCATTCCGGTTATCTCGGCGGTCGGGCATGAAACCGATACAACGCTTTCAGACTATGCCGCAGATCGCCGTGCGCCCACCCCTACGGCGGCTGCTGAAATGGCGGTTCCGGTGCGCGCCGATTTGCAGGCAACGCTTGCCGATTTTTCCGCCCGTCAGCGCCGCGCGGTGCATCGCCCGGTTGAGTTGGGGCGAGAGCGGCTCGAGGCGCGCACCCGGCGGATGCCTCGGATCGAGGTGCTGCTGCAGCCTCAGGCGCAAAGGCTGGACGACCTTGCCGACCGCTTGCGGCGCGGTCTGATCGACCGGGCGGCGCATGGGCGTCAGGAACTGGCCGGGGTCAAATCACGCCTTGCGCCGCGCCTGCTCACAAACGCATTGAGCGTGCGCAAGGAGGCTTTGGCTGGGGCCCGCCTGACGCCGCGACTGATCGAACGCCCGATTGCCAGTGCGCAAGACCGCCTCAACGCGCTCGCCCGGCTCGCCAGCCAGCTGCATCCCAAGAAGCCGCTGGAACGCGGCTATGCCATCGTGCGCAGCAATTCAGGCGACGTGGTGACCGCCAGCATTGACGCCGCGAGGCACTCCGCGCTCAACCTTGAATTCGCCGACGGCAGGATCGATGTTGGCGTCGGTGAAGCGCCGCCCCCGCCTGTCGCAAGGCCCCCAGTCACCAAACCGACGCCGGTGAAAAAGCGCCGCACCGCCGCGCCAAACCCCCGACAGGATGACCTGTTCGGGCGAGAATGA
- a CDS encoding adenosine kinase encodes MTDTRYDVIAIGNAVVDVIASCEEALIEELALNRGGMTLIDEARADELYDAMPPARELSGGSAANTLAGLSTMGLQCAFIGQVADDQLGKVFRHDMRATGIDFDTPARDGEPATGRVLIFVTPDGERTMNTFLGAGQFLPAEALDEDLIASAGILYLEGYLWDPEEPRRAMRRAIEVAREAGRKVAFTASESFVIERHGDDFRSMIDDGVIDILFVNESELATLTGEDNFEAGFDALAPKVPVLVATRSAKGAVASAHGERAVTAAVPVPKVVDTTGAGDQFAAGFLSGYAKGERLEVCLKRGAIAAAEVIAHYGPRPEADMKALMEERL; translated from the coding sequence GTGACCGACACCCGCTACGACGTCATCGCCATCGGCAACGCTGTTGTCGACGTCATCGCCTCTTGCGAAGAGGCCCTGATCGAAGAGCTTGCGCTCAACCGAGGCGGCATGACGCTGATCGACGAAGCGCGGGCGGACGAGCTGTACGATGCCATGCCCCCAGCGCGCGAGCTTTCCGGCGGGTCGGCGGCCAATACGCTGGCTGGCCTGTCGACGATGGGCCTGCAATGCGCCTTTATCGGACAGGTCGCCGACGATCAGCTTGGCAAGGTCTTCCGCCACGACATGCGCGCAACCGGCATCGACTTCGACACGCCGGCCCGAGACGGCGAACCGGCAACGGGCCGCGTGCTGATCTTCGTCACTCCCGATGGCGAGCGCACGATGAACACCTTCCTTGGCGCAGGCCAGTTCCTGCCCGCCGAAGCGCTCGACGAAGACCTGATCGCCAGCGCCGGGATCCTCTACCTCGAAGGCTATCTGTGGGACCCCGAAGAGCCACGGCGCGCCATGCGCCGCGCGATCGAGGTTGCGCGCGAAGCGGGGCGCAAGGTCGCCTTCACCGCGTCCGAGAGCTTCGTCATCGAACGTCACGGCGACGACTTCCGCTCGATGATCGACGATGGCGTGATCGACATCCTGTTCGTCAACGAGAGCGAGCTTGCAACGCTGACGGGCGAGGACAACTTCGAGGCGGGTTTCGACGCGCTCGCGCCCAAGGTCCCCGTCCTCGTCGCCACGCGCAGCGCCAAGGGCGCGGTCGCCAGCGCGCATGGAGAGCGCGCGGTGACTGCCGCGGTGCCGGTTCCCAAGGTCGTCGACACGACCGGCGCGGGCGATCAGTTCGCGGCTGGCTTCCTCTCGGGCTATGCCAAGGGCGAGCGACTTGAAGTGTGCCTCAAGCGCGGCGCAATCGCGGCGGCTGAGGTGATCGCTCACTATGGCCCGCGTCCCGAAGCCGACATGAAGGCGCTGATGGAAGAGCGCTTGTAG
- a CDS encoding esterase-like activity of phytase family protein, whose amino-acid sequence MPRRRRLFAGLFVAALCAPTMWLRSEIPRENPERIELQQIAGPSEVDAPGWRVEGVWEYTTEPNLRFGGYSALLALSSGRLRAYSDRGYLLTMTEPDQPLERAEDRRVSRQHFAEPEHYWMLWDIESATRDPATGTFWLGIENTHAIHRYSPRSEPEELRMLGGEFDWYDNGGLEAMERLSDGRFLAIPEGRSEALIFDADPVTGGAPRQIAFENPASDHAVTDMAQLPDGRLLLVLRRVALGIPPFTGKLAIADPPDRAATGAWSASILFDLDSVIPAENYEGIAVRPLEDGTIAVWIISDDNFSVLQRTLLAKLVFDPSADQQ is encoded by the coding sequence ATGCCACGCAGGCGGCGCTTGTTCGCGGGGCTTTTCGTTGCGGCGCTGTGCGCACCGACCATGTGGCTGCGCAGCGAGATCCCGCGCGAAAACCCCGAAAGGATCGAGCTTCAACAGATCGCCGGTCCAAGCGAGGTGGATGCGCCGGGGTGGCGGGTTGAGGGCGTGTGGGAATACACCACCGAACCCAACCTGCGATTTGGCGGCTATTCGGCGCTCCTTGCGCTGAGCAGCGGGCGGCTTCGGGCCTATTCGGATCGCGGCTACCTTCTGACGATGACCGAACCCGACCAGCCGCTCGAACGGGCTGAAGACCGGCGCGTTTCGCGCCAGCATTTTGCCGAGCCTGAACATTACTGGATGCTGTGGGACATCGAATCTGCCACGCGCGATCCGGCGACGGGCACGTTCTGGCTGGGGATCGAGAACACCCATGCAATCCATCGCTATTCGCCCCGCAGCGAGCCCGAGGAATTGCGCATGCTGGGCGGCGAGTTCGACTGGTATGACAATGGCGGGCTTGAAGCGATGGAGCGGCTTTCAGACGGGCGCTTCCTCGCCATCCCAGAAGGCCGCAGCGAAGCGCTGATCTTTGACGCCGATCCTGTCACAGGCGGCGCGCCCCGGCAGATCGCGTTTGAAAACCCCGCAAGCGACCATGCCGTGACCGACATGGCGCAATTGCCCGATGGGCGCCTGCTCCTCGTCCTGCGCCGGGTCGCGCTGGGTATCCCGCCCTTCACCGGCAAGCTCGCAATCGCAGATCCCCCGGACCGCGCCGCGACTGGCGCATGGTCGGCCAGCATCCTGTTCGACCTCGACAGCGTGATACCGGCGGAGAATTATGAAGGCATTGCCGTGCGCCCTTTAGAAGACGGAACGATCGCGGTCTGGATCATATCGGACGACAATTTCTCCGTCCTTCAGCGCACCTTGCTGGCAAAGCTGGTGTTCGATCCGTCGGCCGATCAGCAATAG
- a CDS encoding EI24 domain-containing protein: MSVFKALGLAIGQLTDGPVLKVLFKSVALTVGVFIGFGALLYWGLVQAFAAYDISGGGVAGAAVAVLIAGVSFWFLFRLVALAVLQFFADEVVAAVEAKHYPEAARTAQKLPFRRDLANSVRGMGRTIGLNLLALPIAAALVVTGIGSALVFLAVNAWLLGRELTDMAWLRHCASEPAENPVSWHRRALLGAAVAAIMLVPFANLLAPMIGAAAGTHLTQSALAQRNEKARSPDGPRDA, from the coding sequence ATGTCAGTCTTCAAAGCGCTAGGTCTGGCGATAGGCCAGTTGACCGATGGGCCGGTGCTCAAGGTGCTGTTCAAATCGGTCGCCCTTACCGTGGGGGTGTTCATCGGCTTTGGCGCACTGCTTTACTGGGGGCTGGTGCAGGCCTTCGCGGCTTACGACATCTCGGGCGGAGGTGTGGCCGGGGCTGCGGTCGCGGTGCTGATCGCAGGGGTGTCGTTCTGGTTCCTGTTCCGCCTCGTCGCCCTTGCCGTGTTGCAGTTCTTCGCTGACGAAGTCGTCGCGGCGGTCGAGGCAAAGCACTATCCCGAAGCGGCGCGTACGGCGCAAAAGCTGCCCTTCCGGCGCGATCTTGCCAATTCTGTGCGTGGCATGGGCAGGACGATCGGGCTCAATCTGCTCGCCCTGCCGATTGCCGCCGCGCTGGTCGTGACCGGCATCGGGTCGGCGCTGGTGTTCCTTGCCGTCAACGCATGGCTGCTTGGCCGGGAACTTACCGACATGGCCTGGCTTCGCCACTGCGCAAGCGAACCTGCGGAGAACCCGGTATCATGGCACAGGCGCGCCTTGCTGGGGGCGGCGGTAGCGGCGATAATGCTGGTTCCGTTTGCAAACCTGCTCGCCCCCATGATCGGGGCGGCAGCGGGAACCCACCTGACCCAATCCGCATTGGCACAGCGAAATGAGAAAGCTCGATCCCCGGATGGACCAAGAGATGCGTAG
- a CDS encoding M23 family metallopeptidase, with protein sequence MIRSTLVPGVLVVSALVSCAGTEPGPEETAPVPQSTPQSAPAPMQADVTITGEPVAPSVASAANVQATFSYSGELTQGGFVRGTVPTGTASASLGEQVLDIAPDGSFFAAFDRDSADSLPLTATLESGRIISEGISVSPREWQIQRVNVAKRPGGSSEAWWKRREPEWNAIQEARAKETGATGWTQDFIWPVKGRISGLFGRQRIYRGEPGSYHSGIDIAPGAGVPFVAPADGVVVLARTGFSLEGSLIIIDHGAGLNSAFLHASRIVVEEGQAVKQGDHIGNVGATGRATGPHLHWGLKWNAARLDPLLFTGPMN encoded by the coding sequence ATGATTCGATCGACATTGGTGCCCGGTGTGCTGGTGGTATCGGCGCTTGTCAGCTGCGCCGGGACCGAGCCGGGCCCTGAAGAAACTGCGCCCGTCCCGCAATCCACTCCGCAATCCGCCCCGGCTCCGATGCAGGCGGATGTCACGATCACGGGTGAGCCTGTCGCCCCCTCGGTTGCGAGCGCTGCGAATGTGCAGGCGACTTTCAGCTATTCGGGCGAGCTCACCCAGGGCGGCTTTGTGCGCGGGACAGTCCCGACCGGCACGGCCAGCGCCTCTTTGGGCGAGCAGGTGCTCGACATCGCTCCCGATGGCAGCTTTTTCGCCGCTTTCGACCGCGACAGCGCGGACAGCCTGCCGCTCACGGCGACGCTCGAAAGTGGGCGCATCATAAGCGAAGGGATATCGGTCTCACCGCGCGAATGGCAGATCCAGCGGGTCAATGTCGCCAAACGCCCCGGCGGGTCGAGCGAGGCCTGGTGGAAGCGGCGCGAGCCGGAATGGAACGCGATCCAGGAGGCGCGCGCAAAGGAAACCGGCGCAACCGGCTGGACGCAGGACTTCATCTGGCCGGTCAAGGGCCGCATTTCCGGGCTTTTCGGCCGCCAGCGCATCTATCGCGGCGAGCCGGGCAGCTACCATTCGGGCATCGACATCGCTCCGGGCGCAGGCGTCCCATTCGTTGCGCCCGCCGATGGCGTGGTTGTGCTGGCGCGCACGGGTTTCAGCCTCGAAGGTTCGCTCATCATCATCGACCACGGAGCGGGGCTTAACAGCGCGTTCCTGCATGCCTCGCGCATTGTCGTTGAGGAAGGGCAGGCGGTGAAGCAGGGCGATCATATCGGCAATGTCGGAGCGACGGGCCGCGCCACCGGGCCGCATTTGCACTGGGGCCTCAAGTGGAACGCGGCGCGGCTCGATCCGCTGCTCTTTACAGGCCCGATGAACTGA
- a CDS encoding DUF2093 domain-containing protein encodes MLMSSSEKAAKLYYGASSFRVLRPGQHVICAVTAEVIPLEELLYWSAEHQEAYASPEIATRRLLGEG; translated from the coding sequence ATGTTGATGTCGTCCAGCGAAAAAGCCGCCAAGCTCTATTACGGTGCCTCCAGCTTCCGCGTGTTGCGCCCCGGCCAGCACGTGATCTGCGCCGTTACTGCCGAAGTCATCCCGCTTGAGGAGCTTCTTTACTGGAGCGCGGAGCATCAGGAGGCCTACGCCTCGCCTGAAATCGCCACCCGCCGCCTGCTTGGCGAGGGGTGA